One Streptomyces sp. RPA4-2 genomic window carries:
- a CDS encoding bifunctional glycosyltransferase family 2 protein/CDP-glycerol:glycerophosphate glycerophosphotransferase, producing the protein MPRFSVIVPAYKVQAYLHECLESVLEQSFPDLELIAVDDCSPDACGAIIDEFAERDARVRPVRLPRNVGLGHARNAGLAQATGDYLVFLDGDDTLTPDALHAIADRLKETGEPDVLVYDYARTYWSGEAVRNQFAAHLTEEGPAPFRLDDRPGLLKVLMVVWNKAYRREFVERAGFTFPPGYYEDTPWTYPVLTSAETIATLDRVCVHYRQRRQGNILGTSSRKHFDIFAQYDRVFAHLDAHPELEHWRPVLFRRMVDHLSTVFTKRGRLPRGTRAEFLRAARAHYRRHRAPGAPVSLRTRVRHALVRLGNHRTYRLLSLASRVHKKTLRRTKELLRGARGAALQFHYRVQLRLPLRADRAVFSSYWGRGHGCNPGALESAFRDLAPHIRTAWIAHPEHHHTIPSATHGLRPGSAGYWTALARSKYLVNNVNFDRRLVKRRGQIMIQTQHGTPLKHMGLDLQDRPAAARGTDFAELLRSADKWDYCLSGNRHSTLVWERVFPAAFTTLEYGLPRNDVFQRATSADVARLRESLGIPAGTVAVLYAPTHRDYRLTQRLTLDLERVLRRLGPRFVVLARSHHAYAGPLTAVPGSRLIDVSDHPSVESLCLASDALVTDYSSLMFDYAVLDRPIVVHADDWEAYEASRGTYFDVRAFPPGEVARSEDELIDIFAGGRWSGSRSARLRATFRERFCPYEDGFAAERVVRHVVLGENGGLPRALPLAERHPVASAARTQPVPPLATVPAPGSPAPVTETL; encoded by the coding sequence TTGCCCAGGTTCAGTGTCATCGTCCCCGCGTACAAGGTTCAGGCGTACCTGCACGAATGCCTCGAATCCGTGCTGGAGCAGTCCTTCCCCGACCTCGAACTGATCGCCGTCGACGACTGTTCACCCGACGCCTGTGGCGCGATCATCGACGAGTTCGCCGAGCGTGACGCCCGTGTCCGTCCCGTGCGTCTGCCGCGGAACGTGGGCCTGGGACACGCCCGCAACGCGGGGCTCGCCCAGGCCACCGGCGACTATCTGGTCTTCCTGGACGGCGACGACACCCTCACACCGGACGCGCTGCACGCCATCGCCGACCGGTTGAAGGAGACCGGCGAACCGGACGTCCTGGTCTACGACTACGCGCGCACCTACTGGTCGGGCGAGGCGGTCCGCAACCAGTTCGCGGCGCACCTCACCGAGGAGGGCCCGGCGCCCTTCCGGCTCGACGACCGGCCGGGGCTGCTCAAGGTCCTGATGGTGGTGTGGAACAAGGCGTACCGGCGGGAGTTCGTCGAACGCGCGGGCTTCACCTTCCCGCCCGGGTACTACGAGGACACGCCGTGGACGTACCCGGTGCTGACCTCCGCCGAGACGATCGCGACCCTCGACCGGGTCTGTGTGCACTACCGCCAGCGCCGCCAGGGCAACATCCTCGGCACCAGCAGCCGCAAGCACTTCGACATCTTCGCCCAGTACGACCGGGTCTTCGCGCACCTCGACGCGCACCCGGAGCTGGAGCACTGGCGCCCGGTCCTGTTCCGCCGCATGGTCGACCACCTCTCGACGGTGTTCACCAAGCGGGGCCGGCTGCCGCGCGGCACCCGCGCCGAGTTCCTGCGCGCGGCCCGCGCCCACTACCGCCGCCACCGCGCGCCGGGCGCGCCGGTCAGCCTGCGCACCCGTGTCCGGCACGCCCTGGTCCGGCTCGGCAACCACCGCACGTACCGGCTGCTGTCGCTGGCGTCACGCGTCCACAAGAAGACGCTGCGCCGCACCAAGGAACTGCTCCGCGGGGCCCGCGGCGCGGCGCTCCAGTTCCACTACCGTGTGCAGCTCCGCCTCCCGCTGCGCGCCGACCGCGCCGTCTTCTCCAGCTACTGGGGGCGCGGTCACGGCTGCAACCCCGGCGCCCTGGAGTCCGCGTTCCGTGATCTCGCGCCGCACATCCGCACCGCGTGGATCGCGCACCCCGAGCACCACCACACGATCCCGTCGGCGACGCACGGGCTGCGGCCCGGCTCGGCCGGGTACTGGACGGCGTTGGCCCGCTCCAAGTACCTGGTCAACAACGTCAACTTCGACCGCAGGCTGGTCAAGCGGCGCGGCCAGATCATGATCCAGACCCAGCACGGGACCCCGCTCAAGCACATGGGTCTCGATCTGCAGGACCGCCCGGCCGCCGCCCGCGGCACGGACTTCGCCGAACTGCTGCGCAGCGCCGACAAGTGGGACTACTGCCTGTCCGGCAACCGCCACTCCACCCTGGTCTGGGAGCGCGTCTTCCCGGCCGCCTTCACCACGCTGGAGTACGGTCTGCCGCGCAACGACGTCTTCCAGCGGGCGACTTCGGCGGACGTGGCGCGGCTGCGCGAGTCCCTGGGCATCCCCGCGGGCACGGTCGCGGTCCTGTACGCGCCGACGCACCGCGACTACCGGCTCACCCAGCGCCTCACCCTCGACCTGGAGCGCGTCCTGCGCCGGCTCGGCCCGCGCTTCGTCGTGCTGGCCCGCTCCCACCACGCGTACGCGGGTCCCCTCACCGCCGTCCCCGGGAGCCGGCTCATCGACGTCTCCGACCACCCGAGCGTCGAGTCCCTCTGTCTCGCCTCGGACGCGCTGGTCACCGACTACTCGTCCCTGATGTTCGACTACGCGGTCCTCGACCGGCCGATCGTGGTCCACGCGGACGACTGGGAGGCGTACGAGGCCTCCCGCGGGACCTACTTCGACGTGCGTGCCTTCCCGCCGGGCGAGGTCGCGCGGAGCGAGGACGAGCTGATCGACATCTTCGCGGGCGGACGGTGGAGCGGCTCCCGTTCGGCGCGGCTGCGGGCCACGTTCCGCGAGCGTTTCTGCCCGTACGAGGACGGGTTCGCCGCCGAGCGGGTGGTGCGCCATGTCGTACTGGGCGAGAACGGCGGGCTGCCGCGGGCCCTCCCGCTCGCCGAGCGCCACCCGGTCGCGTCGGCCGCCCGGACCCAGCCGGTGCCGCCTCTCGCCACGGTGCCCGCGCCCGGTTCTCCCGCCCCCGTCACCGAGACCCTCTGA
- a CDS encoding CDP-glycerol glycerophosphotransferase family protein has protein sequence MPRFSIIVPTHGVAGRLALALDSVLGQSFGDFELITVCDAPDSPAADVVAGYAARDSRVVPVHSPPSDGLSAARNTGIGAAAGTYLLFLDGDDVLVPGALGTLDGGLREEPDVLYFAHERVHWWDVETSTPPLPRTPEGVFAPDRAPRLTGVLLPAWSAAYRRDFLRERHLSFPQGHFTDLGWGGLVNLAAERMAVLRSVLVRHLLRRQGSRLNEPGEHQFHLLDQIGLVLGRAAGQGLSEERSRALFGDLFTAVLKSAAHPRRLPLSRRRAFFRRAGRLYRLHRPAGFRPPPGRVGVQHRLLAAGAYSAFRALRGASRRLPRVWGKAPPPRLLRTRTRYAAQLRRPIDENLAVYCAYWGRGYACNPAAIHAKARELAPHIRGVFLVEADAVDGLPAGVDHAVIGSARSWEVLARAKYLINNANFADGVVKRPGSVHLQTQHGTPLKKMGVDQSTYPVVAAATGSFTKLLTRVDRWDYNLSSNRHSTEMWERAFPGTYEALEYGYPRNDVYCTATAEDVARVRGELGVPEGRTALLYAPTHRDYSTGFESRLDLEAFCEEIGDSFVVLLRAHYFYDEGGRAGSGRIIDVTRHRSSEDVCLAADALITDYSSIMFDYANLDRPIVVYADDWEVYQETRGVYFDLLKAPPGPVARTPGELTRVFRDGSYADDSSRALRAGFRERFCSFDDGQAAERVVRRVLLGQPPEAIPPVIPLAERLPAPAASTLVRS, from the coding sequence ATGCCCCGCTTCAGCATCATCGTCCCCACCCATGGAGTCGCCGGGCGGCTGGCCCTCGCACTGGACTCGGTCCTCGGCCAGTCCTTCGGCGACTTCGAGCTGATCACGGTCTGCGACGCGCCGGACTCACCGGCGGCCGATGTGGTCGCCGGGTACGCCGCGCGCGACTCCCGGGTCGTCCCGGTGCACTCGCCGCCGTCGGACGGGCTGAGCGCGGCACGCAACACCGGGATCGGGGCGGCGGCCGGCACGTATCTGCTCTTCCTGGACGGTGACGACGTCCTGGTGCCGGGCGCGCTGGGGACCCTGGACGGCGGGCTGCGCGAGGAGCCCGACGTCCTGTACTTCGCGCACGAGCGGGTCCACTGGTGGGACGTCGAGACCAGCACGCCCCCGCTCCCGAGGACACCCGAGGGGGTCTTCGCGCCCGACCGGGCACCGCGGCTGACCGGTGTGCTGCTGCCGGCCTGGAGCGCCGCCTACCGGCGGGACTTCCTGCGCGAGCGCCATCTCTCCTTCCCCCAGGGCCACTTCACGGACCTGGGCTGGGGCGGTCTGGTGAATCTCGCCGCCGAGCGGATGGCGGTGCTGCGCTCCGTCCTCGTACGCCATCTGCTGCGCCGGCAGGGCAGCCGGCTGAACGAGCCGGGCGAGCACCAGTTCCACCTGCTCGACCAGATCGGCCTGGTGCTCGGTCGGGCCGCAGGACAGGGGCTGTCCGAGGAGCGGTCGAGGGCGCTGTTCGGCGACCTCTTCACGGCGGTGCTGAAGTCGGCGGCCCATCCCAGGAGGCTTCCCCTGAGCCGGCGCCGGGCCTTCTTCCGCCGTGCGGGCAGGCTCTACCGTCTGCACCGCCCGGCCGGGTTCCGGCCCCCGCCGGGCCGGGTCGGGGTGCAGCACCGGCTGCTGGCGGCCGGGGCGTACAGCGCGTTCCGTGCGCTGCGCGGTGCCAGCCGGCGGCTGCCGAGGGTCTGGGGGAAGGCGCCGCCTCCCCGGCTGCTGCGCACCCGTACGCGGTACGCCGCGCAGCTGCGCCGCCCGATCGACGAGAACCTCGCGGTGTACTGCGCCTACTGGGGGCGCGGCTACGCCTGCAACCCGGCCGCGATCCACGCCAAGGCCCGTGAACTCGCCCCGCACATCCGGGGGGTGTTCCTCGTCGAGGCGGACGCGGTGGACGGGCTGCCCGCGGGCGTGGACCACGCGGTGATCGGCAGCGCCCGCTCCTGGGAGGTGCTGGCCCGCGCCAAGTACCTGATCAACAACGCCAATTTCGCGGACGGCGTCGTCAAGCGCCCCGGCAGTGTGCATCTGCAGACCCAGCACGGCACCCCGCTGAAGAAGATGGGCGTCGACCAGTCGACGTACCCGGTGGTGGCCGCGGCGACCGGCAGTTTCACCAAGCTGCTGACCCGGGTGGACCGCTGGGACTACAACCTCTCCTCCAACCGGCACTCCACGGAGATGTGGGAGCGGGCGTTCCCGGGCACGTACGAGGCCCTGGAGTACGGCTATCCGCGCAACGACGTCTACTGCACGGCGACCGCCGAGGACGTGGCCCGGGTGCGCGGGGAGCTGGGCGTGCCCGAGGGCAGGACGGCCCTGCTCTACGCGCCGACGCACCGGGACTACAGCACGGGTTTCGAGTCCCGGCTGGACCTGGAGGCGTTCTGCGAGGAGATCGGCGACTCCTTCGTCGTGCTGCTGCGCGCCCACTACTTCTACGACGAGGGCGGCCGCGCGGGCAGCGGCCGGATCATCGACGTGACCCGGCACCGCTCCTCGGAGGACGTCTGCCTGGCCGCCGACGCGCTGATCACGGACTACTCGTCGATCATGTTCGACTACGCCAACCTCGACCGTCCGATCGTCGTGTACGCGGACGACTGGGAGGTGTACCAGGAGACGCGGGGCGTCTACTTCGACCTGCTCAAGGCGCCGCCGGGGCCGGTGGCCCGTACCCCCGGGGAGCTCACGCGGGTGTTCCGCGACGGCTCCTACGCGGACGACTCCTCGCGGGCCCTGCGGGCCGGATTCCGGGAGCGGTTCTGCTCGTTCGACGACGGGCAGGCCGCCGAACGGGTCGTCCGCAGAGTGCTGCTGGGCCAGCCGCCCGAGGCGATCCCCCCGGTGATCCCGCTCGCCGAGCGGCTTCCGGCCCCCGCCGCGTCCACCCTCGTAAGGAGCTGA
- a CDS encoding bifunctional glycosyltransferase/CDP-glycerol:glycerophosphate glycerophosphotransferase, which translates to MPRFSIIVPVFRVQGFLRECLDSVLDQSYTDLEVIAVDDCSPDGCGAILDEYAARDPRVRVLHLPRNVGLGRARNAGMPYAGGEFLLFLDSDDTLTPGALRAIADRLDETAAPDGPTGPTGPDVLVFDYARTYWWGGTRRNVLAHLLSEAGDGTFRAAEHPEILELLMVVWNKVYRREFVEREGFTFPPGYYEDTPWTFPVMLSADRIATLDRICLNYRQRRQGNILSTTSRKHFDIHDQYERVFAFVDSRPELARWRPYLHRKMGEHCLDILAKPDRLPASDKGEFFARTAALFRKHRNGPVPPELRVLLGGYARYRARRQAARAGGELVRRGQQARSAAVTRIKRGWSAAHELRPLDPGLAVYSAFSHRGVLGDPGAVYRAARELAPHIRGVWVVRADQVALLPPGVEHVTPDSLDYRRVTARATYFVNNVNWPGSLVKREGSVHIHTHQGTPLKYMGADLLGKPGARHGFDVPQMLRRADRWDYSLVANRHSELVWDRAYPCHFTSLRTGSPRNDLLVRARPEDGLRVRARLGIPAGHRVVLYAPTRRDYVRGGHLDRVDLARFADDLGEGHTLVVRLHPSLVDGPARGAGLSELHRRGVVVDATDEPHVEELMLASDVLVTDYSALLFDYANLDRPIVVHADDWGAYAASRGAYFDITADAPGHVARSYEELARLFASGAWRDAESARLRAGFRARFCAFDDGRAAERVVRTLMLGEHVEGPAPSVQVPAQAEHDVLTSS; encoded by the coding sequence GTGCCCCGCTTCAGCATCATCGTCCCCGTCTTCAGGGTGCAGGGCTTTCTGCGCGAGTGCCTCGACTCGGTCCTGGACCAGTCGTACACGGATCTCGAGGTGATCGCCGTCGACGACTGCTCGCCGGACGGCTGCGGCGCGATCCTCGACGAGTACGCGGCCCGCGACCCGCGCGTGCGGGTGCTGCACCTGCCTCGCAACGTGGGGCTCGGACGCGCCCGGAACGCCGGAATGCCGTACGCCGGCGGCGAGTTCCTCCTCTTCCTGGACAGCGACGACACGCTCACACCGGGCGCCCTGCGCGCCATCGCCGACCGCCTCGACGAGACCGCTGCCCCCGACGGCCCCACCGGCCCCACCGGCCCCGATGTGCTCGTGTTCGACTACGCGCGCACCTACTGGTGGGGCGGGACCCGCCGCAACGTCCTCGCGCATCTGCTGTCCGAGGCGGGGGACGGCACCTTCCGCGCCGCCGAGCACCCGGAGATCCTCGAACTGCTGATGGTGGTGTGGAACAAGGTCTACCGCCGCGAGTTCGTCGAGCGGGAGGGCTTCACCTTCCCGCCCGGCTACTACGAGGACACGCCCTGGACCTTCCCGGTCATGCTCAGCGCCGACCGGATCGCCACGCTCGACCGGATCTGTCTGAACTACCGGCAGCGGCGCCAGGGCAACATCCTGTCCACCACCAGCCGCAAGCACTTCGACATCCACGACCAGTACGAGCGGGTCTTCGCGTTCGTGGACTCCCGTCCGGAGCTGGCGCGCTGGCGCCCGTATCTGCACCGCAAGATGGGCGAGCACTGTCTCGACATCCTCGCCAAGCCGGACCGGCTGCCCGCCTCCGACAAGGGCGAGTTCTTCGCGCGGACGGCCGCGCTCTTCCGCAAGCACCGCAACGGCCCCGTGCCGCCCGAACTCCGCGTCCTGCTGGGCGGTTACGCGCGTTACCGGGCCCGGCGGCAGGCGGCCCGCGCCGGCGGGGAGCTGGTCCGGCGCGGGCAGCAGGCGCGCTCGGCCGCGGTCACCCGGATCAAGCGCGGCTGGTCCGCGGCGCACGAACTCCGGCCACTGGACCCCGGCCTGGCGGTGTACTCGGCGTTCTCGCACCGCGGGGTGCTCGGCGATCCGGGTGCCGTCTACCGCGCGGCCCGTGAACTCGCCCCGCACATCCGGGGGGTGTGGGTGGTGCGCGCGGATCAGGTGGCGCTGCTGCCGCCCGGCGTCGAGCACGTCACGCCGGACTCGCTCGACTACCGCCGGGTGACCGCGCGGGCCACGTACTTCGTCAACAACGTCAACTGGCCCGGCTCCCTGGTCAAGCGCGAGGGCAGCGTGCACATCCACACCCACCAGGGCACACCGCTGAAGTACATGGGCGCGGACCTGCTGGGCAAGCCCGGTGCCCGGCACGGCTTCGACGTGCCGCAGATGCTGCGCCGCGCGGACCGCTGGGACTACAGCCTGGTCGCCAACCGCCACTCCGAGCTGGTCTGGGACCGCGCCTACCCCTGCCACTTCACCTCGCTGCGCACCGGCAGCCCCCGCAACGACCTTCTCGTGCGGGCGCGGCCCGAGGACGGACTTCGGGTCCGGGCGCGTCTCGGCATCCCGGCCGGCCACCGGGTGGTGCTGTACGCGCCGACGCGCCGCGACTACGTCAGGGGCGGCCACCTCGACCGTGTCGATCTCGCCCGGTTCGCCGACGACCTCGGCGAGGGCCACACCCTCGTCGTCCGTCTGCATCCCTCGCTCGTGGACGGTCCGGCGCGCGGGGCGGGTCTGTCCGAGCTGCACCGGCGCGGGGTCGTGGTCGACGCGACGGACGAGCCGCACGTCGAGGAGCTGATGCTCGCCTCCGACGTACTGGTCACGGACTACTCGGCCCTTCTGTTCGACTACGCCAACCTGGACCGGCCGATCGTGGTGCACGCCGACGACTGGGGCGCGTACGCGGCGAGCCGGGGCGCCTACTTCGACATCACGGCCGACGCACCGGGTCATGTGGCCCGCTCCTACGAGGAGCTGGCGCGGCTGTTCGCGTCCGGGGCGTGGCGGGACGCGGAGTCGGCGCGGCTGCGTGCCGGATTCCGGGCGCGGTTCTGCGCGTTCGACGACGGGCGGGCCGCCGAGCGGGTGGTGCGGACGCTGATGCTCGGTGAGCACGTCGAGGGACCGGCGCCCTCCGTCCAGGTGCCCGCACAGGCGGAGCACGACGTCCTCACCTCGTCGTGA
- a CDS encoding organic hydroperoxide resistance protein, protein MEALYTAVATATHGRDGRAVSSDGKLDLQLAVPVEMGGNGQGTNPEQLFAAGYAACFASALGLVGRAAKVDVSDAAVTGEVGIGKQGEGFGLAVTLRVELPDSVDQATGRKLVEQAHQVCPYSNATRGNIQVELVVE, encoded by the coding sequence ATGGAAGCGCTCTACACCGCTGTCGCCACCGCCACCCACGGCCGTGACGGTCGTGCCGTCAGCTCCGACGGCAAGCTCGACCTCCAGCTGGCCGTGCCGGTGGAGATGGGCGGCAACGGGCAGGGCACCAACCCCGAGCAGCTGTTCGCCGCCGGTTACGCCGCCTGTTTCGCCAGCGCCCTCGGCCTCGTCGGCCGCGCGGCGAAGGTCGACGTCAGCGACGCCGCGGTGACCGGCGAGGTCGGCATCGGCAAGCAGGGCGAGGGCTTCGGCCTCGCCGTCACGCTGCGCGTCGAGCTCCCCGACTCCGTGGACCAGGCCACCGGCCGCAAGCTGGTCGAGCAGGCCCACCAGGTCTGCCCCTACTCCAACGCGACCCGCGGCAACATCCAGGTCGAGCTCGTCGTCGAGTAG
- a CDS encoding MarR family winged helix-turn-helix transcriptional regulator: MTAMPTPHPQAPPDGDYLRLDQQICFSLNAASRAFGGVYRVILKDLGLTYPQYLVMLVLWEHGELPVKKVGEHLRLDSGTLSPLLKRLEATGLVRRERSALDERSVHVHLTDEGTALRERALRVPRRIAAATGFELDEIVELQSRLDRLTVALDDAARKEAPDPASGRD; encoded by the coding sequence ATGACCGCCATGCCGACCCCGCATCCCCAGGCCCCGCCCGACGGGGACTACCTCCGTCTCGACCAGCAGATCTGCTTCTCCCTCAACGCGGCGTCGCGCGCCTTCGGCGGCGTCTACCGGGTGATCCTCAAGGACCTCGGGCTGACCTACCCGCAGTACCTCGTGATGCTGGTGCTGTGGGAGCACGGCGAGCTGCCCGTGAAGAAGGTCGGCGAACATCTGCGGCTCGACTCCGGGACGCTGTCGCCGCTCCTCAAGCGCCTGGAGGCGACCGGTCTGGTACGGCGTGAGCGCAGCGCCCTCGACGAGCGCTCCGTGCACGTCCACCTCACCGACGAGGGCACCGCCCTGCGCGAGCGCGCCCTGCGGGTGCCGCGCCGGATCGCCGCCGCGACGGGCTTCGAACTCGACGAGATCGTCGAGCTGCAGTCCCGGCTGGACCGGCTGACGGTCGCGCTGGACGACGCGGCCCGGAAGGAAGCGCCGGACCCGGCGTCAGGCCGGGACTAG
- a CDS encoding glycosyltransferase family 39 protein has protein sequence MKRSGAGRPVVVAEVVAVLLPVLVMLAFGLWGLDRGGMWRDEAATFQVARRSVPQIWHLLHHVDAVHGLYYLFMHAVLASDPGEVALRLPSVCGAAAAAGLVAALGVRLCRPRVGLWAGLLYAVTPMAGHFAQEGRSYALVAAGAAGATLLLVRGVRSAGTGVWWAYGATVAVTCLLHEFAVLLLLAHATTLAAARLPRRVWRRWGRAAGGAVLVLSPLVLVSHGQSGQVAWLTRPDWESVDRLLRAFAGPTQPVFVPYLFLVALGVLRQVPRGEVTLAAVAAPLMVLPPAVLITVSRFWPLYDERYVLYALAGAPLLAAAGTDRLARAVARSWERWRGTRPPWTARTRMRLPVAALAGVLAVALALTAQFPLLCQDRTPSRRPDNLAAVSAAVGRELRPGDPVLFLPSLARRSALAYPEGFRGARDIALRASATASGTLYGEEEGPAELRRRLAGLDHVWLVAAPFALRSGWHPHTPTERVKLAVIGEEFTLREQLARRGVTLRLYVRHPSADDPGVALRPVWRRSGAGLVPA, from the coding sequence ATGAAGCGGTCCGGAGCCGGCCGTCCGGTGGTCGTCGCGGAGGTCGTGGCGGTCCTGCTGCCCGTGCTCGTCATGCTCGCGTTCGGGCTCTGGGGGCTCGACCGCGGCGGCATGTGGCGCGACGAGGCGGCCACCTTCCAGGTCGCGCGGCGCTCGGTTCCGCAGATCTGGCACCTGCTCCACCACGTGGACGCGGTGCACGGCCTGTACTACCTCTTCATGCACGCCGTCCTCGCCTCCGATCCCGGTGAGGTGGCGCTCCGGCTCCCCTCGGTCTGCGGCGCCGCGGCCGCCGCGGGCCTCGTCGCCGCCCTCGGCGTCCGCCTGTGCCGCCCGCGGGTCGGCCTGTGGGCGGGGCTGCTGTACGCGGTCACCCCCATGGCCGGGCACTTCGCGCAGGAGGGCCGGTCGTACGCGCTGGTCGCGGCGGGCGCGGCGGGGGCGACGCTGCTCCTGGTCAGGGGCGTGCGGTCGGCGGGGACGGGGGTCTGGTGGGCGTACGGCGCGACGGTCGCCGTGACCTGTCTGCTGCACGAGTTCGCGGTGCTCCTGCTGCTCGCGCACGCCACGACCCTGGCCGCGGCCCGGCTGCCGCGCCGGGTCTGGCGGCGCTGGGGGCGCGCGGCCGGAGGGGCGGTGCTGGTGCTGTCGCCGTTGGTCCTGGTCTCGCACGGGCAGTCCGGGCAGGTCGCGTGGCTGACGCGGCCGGACTGGGAGAGCGTGGACCGGCTGCTGCGGGCGTTCGCCGGGCCGACCCAACCGGTCTTCGTGCCCTACCTGTTCCTGGTCGCCCTGGGGGTGCTGCGGCAGGTGCCGCGCGGGGAGGTGACCCTCGCGGCGGTCGCCGCACCGCTGATGGTGCTGCCGCCCGCGGTGCTGATCACGGTCTCCCGCTTCTGGCCGCTGTACGACGAGCGGTACGTCCTCTACGCCTTGGCGGGGGCGCCGCTGCTGGCCGCCGCCGGGACGGACCGGCTGGCGCGGGCGGTGGCCCGGTCGTGGGAGCGGTGGAGGGGGACGAGGCCGCCGTGGACGGCGCGGACGAGGATGCGGCTGCCGGTGGCCGCCCTCGCCGGAGTCCTCGCGGTCGCGCTCGCGCTCACCGCCCAGTTCCCGCTGCTGTGCCAGGATCGCACCCCCAGCCGGCGCCCCGACAACCTCGCCGCCGTCTCCGCCGCCGTCGGGCGCGAACTGCGCCCCGGTGACCCGGTGTTGTTCCTGCCCTCACTCGCGCGGCGGTCCGCGCTGGCCTATCCGGAGGGTTTCCGCGGGGCCCGGGACATCGCGCTGCGGGCCTCCGCGACGGCCTCCGGGACGCTGTACGGCGAGGAGGAGGGCCCCGCCGAACTGCGCCGCCGGCTCGCCGGGCTCGACCATGTGTGGCTGGTCGCCGCGCCGTTCGCGCTGCGGTCGGGCTGGCACCCGCACACCCCGACCGAGCGGGTCAAACTCGCCGTGATCGGCGAGGAGTTCACCCTGCGCGAGCAACTCGCGCGCCGGGGTGTCACCCTGCGCCTGTATGTACGCCACCCGTCGGCGGACGACCCGGGAGTCGCCCTCCGGCCGGTCTGGCGCAGGTCCGGCGCCGGTCTAGTCCCGGCCTGA
- a CDS encoding glycosyltransferase family 87 protein translates to MSVYLSPRHRLFSLAAAWAVTRALMLWLLAHDNLAVLGGGGVSREVSHLYFRWYGVLSHGACPAGDRLWQYPPGAGAVLLSPALLPGLTYPQAFVTLTLLADAVIAVALVRAGSRAGRSLRGATLWTLGLPLLLHVPLARYDVQVTAFAVISLLALKRSPRACGAFAACGALVKVWPALALLGTPRGRTTRAAWTSAVLSAAVLLAVLTAAFSDPFDFLRQQGGRGVQIESLGGTVLGFARHAGWRGSVRYQYGAMEFVGPHVPTVATASLALTLVCFGLLLLWRVRARRWTLATPNDAALTAVLLFTVSSRVISPQYMVWLLGLSAVCLTSRHTTQRPVAALIVAATAVSSVVYPGLYEEVTRSTWTGCLLMLVRNGLLATAAALSFTRLWRSGLPSTKRPEPATPVQDPRPAPAVSPTGH, encoded by the coding sequence ATGAGCGTTTACCTGAGCCCCCGACACCGCCTGTTCTCCCTCGCCGCGGCCTGGGCCGTCACCCGCGCCCTGATGCTGTGGCTGCTCGCGCACGACAACCTCGCCGTGCTCGGCGGCGGCGGGGTCTCCCGCGAGGTGAGCCATCTGTACTTCCGCTGGTACGGCGTCCTGTCGCACGGCGCCTGTCCGGCGGGCGACCGGCTGTGGCAGTACCCGCCGGGTGCGGGCGCGGTCCTGCTCTCGCCCGCTCTGCTGCCGGGCCTGACCTACCCGCAGGCCTTCGTCACCCTCACGCTCCTCGCGGACGCCGTGATCGCGGTCGCACTCGTGCGCGCGGGTTCCCGGGCGGGCCGCAGTCTGCGGGGCGCGACGCTGTGGACGCTGGGCCTTCCGCTGCTGCTGCACGTGCCGCTCGCCCGTTACGACGTACAGGTCACGGCGTTCGCGGTGATCTCCCTGCTGGCCCTGAAGCGCTCCCCGCGCGCGTGCGGCGCGTTCGCCGCGTGCGGCGCCCTGGTGAAGGTCTGGCCCGCACTGGCCCTGCTGGGCACCCCGCGCGGCCGTACGACCCGGGCGGCCTGGACGTCGGCGGTTCTCTCGGCGGCCGTCCTGCTCGCCGTCCTGACAGCTGCCTTCAGCGACCCCTTCGACTTCCTGCGCCAGCAGGGCGGCCGGGGCGTGCAGATCGAGTCGCTCGGCGGCACGGTCCTCGGTTTCGCGCGCCACGCGGGCTGGCGGGGCAGCGTGCGCTACCAGTACGGCGCGATGGAGTTCGTGGGCCCGCACGTCCCCACGGTCGCGACGGCCTCGCTCGCCCTCACGCTCGTCTGCTTCGGGCTCCTGCTGCTGTGGCGGGTGCGCGCGCGCCGCTGGACGCTCGCCACCCCGAACGACGCGGCGCTCACCGCCGTGCTGCTGTTCACGGTGAGCAGCCGGGTGATCAGCCCCCAGTACATGGTGTGGCTGCTCGGCCTGTCCGCCGTCTGCCTGACCTCGCGTCACACCACCCAGCGCCCGGTGGCCGCACTGATCGTGGCGGCGACCGCGGTCAGCTCCGTGGTCTACCCCGGCCTGTACGAGGAGGTCACCCGGAGCACCTGGACGGGCTGTCTGCTGATGCTCGTACGCAACGGGCTGCTGGCGACGGCCGCGGCGCTGTCCTTCACCCGGCTGTGGCGTTCCGGCCTCCCCTCGACGAAACGGCCGGAGCCCGCCACGCCCGTCCAGGACCCGCGCCCGGCCCCCGCCGTCTCCCCGACCGGACACTGA